The following proteins are encoded in a genomic region of Siphonobacter curvatus:
- a CDS encoding sensor histidine kinase yields the protein MSLPFLLRSPQNPPGTPKVKVPDEVVILLQMLTIPLFYINANFLIPRVLQRQGVWYYLAYILLSVTAVLSINLSLRNYVFFPELPSARITFYTLFPVFFILAISTIYRLLSDYLSDQQERKELENERLKSELSFLRSQISPHFMFNVLNSIVSLSRKKSDMVEPVVIQLSDLMRYMLYESNGSRVSLEKEIKYLNNYIDLQRIRFGNDVKIHFHADNQLTHQLIEPMLLIPFVENAFKHGVGLISDPVIEVSLDSKDHTLIFTVRNKVNRRFKEVKDGSSGIGLPNVKRRLSLLYPESHELVIDENSDWYEVKLTLHFTNDHPLKDRSWKEVVNH from the coding sequence ATGTCCTTGCCATTTCTGCTTCGTTCGCCCCAAAACCCGCCGGGTACGCCCAAGGTAAAGGTACCGGATGAGGTGGTGATTCTATTACAGATGCTCACCATTCCGCTGTTTTACATTAACGCCAATTTTCTCATTCCCCGCGTATTACAGCGTCAGGGCGTATGGTATTACCTCGCCTATATTTTGCTTTCAGTAACGGCAGTTCTGTCCATTAATCTAAGCTTACGCAATTACGTTTTCTTTCCCGAACTTCCTTCCGCCCGTATCACCTTCTACACCCTTTTCCCGGTTTTTTTCATCCTAGCCATTAGCACGATTTATCGGCTACTGAGTGATTATCTCTCGGATCAACAAGAGCGGAAAGAATTGGAAAATGAACGGCTCAAGTCTGAATTAAGTTTTTTGCGCTCGCAGATTAGTCCGCACTTTATGTTTAACGTGCTCAACAGTATCGTATCCCTTTCTCGCAAGAAATCGGATATGGTTGAACCCGTAGTCATTCAACTTTCGGATTTGATGCGGTATATGCTTTACGAGTCGAATGGTTCGCGGGTTTCGTTAGAAAAAGAAATCAAGTACCTCAACAATTACATCGATTTACAGCGAATTCGTTTTGGTAACGATGTAAAGATTCATTTCCACGCGGATAATCAGCTCACGCACCAGCTAATTGAGCCCATGCTGCTAATTCCCTTCGTTGAAAATGCGTTTAAACACGGAGTTGGACTCATTAGTGATCCGGTGATTGAAGTATCACTCGACTCCAAGGATCATACGCTGATCTTTACGGTACGAAACAAGGTAAATCGTCGGTTTAAGGAAGTCAAAGACGGCAGTTCGGGCATTGGTTTGCCGAATGTGAAACGCCGCTTAAGCCTGTTGTACCCCGAATCGCATGAATTGGTTATTGATGAGAATTCGGATTGGTACGAAGTAAAACTTACCCTGCACTTTACCAACGACCATCCCCTCAAAGACCGCTCCTGGAAAGAAGTCGTGAATCACTAG
- a CDS encoding HAMP domain-containing sensor histidine kinase — protein sequence MFIRYKLALLFSLVVAGLLTLFSAVIYQISASYREEEFLGRLENKARTTARYLMDVKEIDNDLLKIIDQNSLTSLFEEQVLVFDEHNRLLYSSLDDQPPQYDPALLAEVREEKRVEQSSAKIDLIALALPSSLKASGSEYVVMASAYDKFGKSKLIYLRNTLMICWVVGVGLTVVVSGLLAGLFLRPIATINTQIQQITAQNLKERLPEGNGRDEMAQLAINFNQMLNRLNLSFEQQKSFVSHASHELRTPLAAMKTDIQSGLEEALSSEEYRLILRDLFQDTQRLIGLTNGLLQLARPLDPVLRRKLISIPELLLDIYAELSSLRKAQKLVFEPILDERRELLVPGDEALLKTLFTNLIDNACKYSPTHEAFIRIGSDASHCLIDIEDKGIGIPPEDQERVFGPFFRANNALIYSGYGIGLAVSQRIVEWHGGSISLRSTLGQGSTFTVRLPLS from the coding sequence ATGTTCATTCGCTACAAACTGGCTCTGCTGTTTTCACTGGTCGTAGCCGGATTACTGACCTTATTTTCGGCCGTGATCTATCAGATTTCCGCTTCGTACCGCGAAGAAGAGTTTCTGGGCCGGCTGGAAAATAAGGCTCGTACGACGGCCCGCTATCTGATGGATGTCAAGGAAATCGATAATGATTTGCTGAAAATCATCGATCAGAATTCGCTGACATCCTTATTCGAAGAACAGGTTCTCGTTTTCGACGAGCATAATCGGTTACTGTATTCGAGTCTGGATGATCAACCGCCCCAGTATGATCCCGCCTTACTGGCTGAAGTACGCGAGGAAAAGCGGGTGGAGCAGAGTTCGGCTAAAATTGACCTGATTGCTCTGGCTCTGCCCTCAAGTCTGAAAGCTTCGGGCAGTGAATACGTCGTGATGGCTTCGGCCTACGACAAATTCGGCAAAAGCAAACTTATTTATCTACGAAACACGCTGATGATCTGCTGGGTCGTAGGCGTAGGATTGACTGTAGTTGTCAGTGGCCTGCTGGCGGGTTTGTTTCTACGGCCCATCGCCACGATCAATACCCAGATTCAGCAGATTACGGCCCAGAATTTGAAAGAGCGTCTTCCGGAAGGCAATGGGCGGGACGAAATGGCTCAGCTGGCGATCAACTTCAACCAGATGCTCAACCGGCTTAATCTGTCTTTTGAACAACAGAAGAGCTTTGTATCCCACGCTTCGCACGAGCTTCGAACGCCCCTGGCGGCCATGAAAACCGATATTCAGTCGGGTCTGGAAGAAGCTTTATCCTCGGAAGAATATCGATTGATCCTCCGGGATTTATTTCAGGATACGCAACGTCTCATTGGGCTGACCAATGGCCTCCTGCAACTGGCCCGTCCGCTGGACCCGGTACTTCGCCGGAAACTGATTTCCATTCCTGAATTATTGCTGGACATTTATGCCGAACTCAGTTCTTTGCGAAAAGCTCAAAAGCTGGTCTTTGAGCCCATACTCGATGAACGCCGGGAGCTACTGGTACCTGGTGATGAAGCCTTACTGAAGACTCTTTTTACGAATCTGATTGACAACGCCTGCAAGTACTCGCCTACGCACGAAGCATTCATTCGGATCGGAAGTGATGCTAGCCATTGTCTGATAGACATTGAAGATAAAGGCATCGGCATACCCCCTGAAGATCAGGAACGCGTGTTCGGACCTTTTTTCCGAGCCAATAACGCGTTAATTTATAGTGGATACGGCATTGGACTGGCCGTAAGTCAACGCATTGTCGAGTGGCACGGAGGCAGTATTTCCCTCCGAAGTACCCTGGGGCAGGGGAGTACCTTTACCGTTCGATTACCCCTGAGCTAA
- a CDS encoding SusC/RagA family TonB-linked outer membrane protein: protein MKRFVLFLNVLWLTVVTLTAYAQDRVVTGVVTTSDDGSVVPGVSVTVKGTSQGVTTDANGKYRLSIPSSGTTLVFSSIGFQKQEVAISSRSVIDVQLTTDSNELSEVVVIGYGTQTKRDATGSIGSVSGSKIAQLPNQSFESALGGRTPGVQITVPSGVLNAPPVFRIRGTNSISLSSYPLVVVDGVPTFTGDYSSTNAPSNPLASINPNDIESIDVAKDAAATAIYGSRAANGVVFVTTKRGKSGKVRVNYDGWVGFNNTYRLPSMLNAQQYIDFKTRAVANNPTASAIKYTQTNDANGNPIDTRWQDQVYRQGVSHSHNLNVSGGSENTNYYFSTGYTSQQGIIRKNDFERLNALFNVDSKLNKVVTIGGKISYSNERNLAATSSGSLSGEAFNTSGLGRLAIVLPPIIAPYNNDGTLNINGAAVGSAGNIAGISNLSYYNPVALLNLNRSNSENSHIQSNAYIQFNPVKGLTLKSSYGIDYMLIDNDTFWSPVTGDGYSYNGYGTGIYAKYKTWLWTNTAQYDRSFGKHNFSLLIGQEQQRTTSRGFGLNRQGLSDASYTELQAGWVNNNTAGLTYGENYLLSGFGRLSYNYKEKYYLSGNLRQDEYSALGQKKGTFWGASAGWEITQESFWSAAKLDRIFSSFKIRGSYGKVGNIGGIGDYSPYSTYTSGYYGGLATLGFYSVGNPNLKWETSTKTDVGLNLGILNDRITAEIAYYKNDIDNLILYVAQAPSTGLPTSSNIGPNVGPPLNVGAMYNKGLEVALNARIINTPDFQWNSNFNITFNKNEVSALAPGINVLQTGTSGSETVNQTAPGYSLGYLWVVRTAGVDPSTGKRIFLNSQGDKVYYQYYAPSGQFNYSTTPDGRTRYVSPTGGTSITQAADGVMYANVVPKQYGGWDNNFKYKNFDLGVMLTYQLGFNVYYGTNAGLHDQRWWNNHSDVLTDAWMQEGDAGKKYARPVYGDNVSNGSAMPMDINVFKGDFLKLRNLTLGYTLPSSLATKLKMNSLRVYASGQNLAIWTKYPGPDPEVSSNGNSTTGQGVDRNTVGNARTITIGLKAGF, encoded by the coding sequence ATGAAGAGATTTGTACTCTTTCTAAACGTACTGTGGCTAACCGTCGTAACCCTGACGGCCTATGCACAGGACCGGGTGGTGACTGGTGTAGTCACTACTTCTGACGATGGCAGTGTTGTGCCAGGTGTAAGTGTAACGGTGAAAGGAACTTCTCAGGGAGTGACTACGGATGCAAATGGGAAGTATCGCCTGAGTATCCCATCGAGCGGTACGACGCTGGTTTTCAGCTCCATTGGCTTCCAGAAACAGGAAGTTGCCATCAGCTCCAGAAGCGTCATTGATGTACAATTGACCACGGATTCCAATGAACTTTCAGAAGTGGTGGTCATTGGTTATGGTACACAAACCAAACGAGATGCAACGGGTAGTATTGGCTCCGTATCTGGTTCGAAAATTGCTCAATTGCCTAACCAGAGCTTCGAATCAGCACTTGGAGGTCGTACCCCTGGAGTTCAGATTACAGTACCCAGTGGCGTATTGAACGCTCCACCCGTATTCCGGATTCGGGGTACAAACTCGATTTCGTTGAGCTCTTATCCGCTGGTAGTGGTGGATGGTGTCCCTACGTTTACGGGCGACTATAGCTCCACAAATGCTCCCAGTAACCCACTGGCTAGTATCAACCCTAATGATATTGAAAGTATTGACGTAGCGAAAGACGCGGCGGCTACCGCTATTTACGGAAGCCGGGCTGCCAATGGCGTAGTATTCGTCACTACGAAACGCGGTAAATCCGGCAAAGTACGGGTGAACTACGATGGATGGGTAGGCTTCAATAATACGTATCGTCTGCCTTCCATGCTGAATGCCCAGCAATACATTGATTTCAAAACGAGAGCGGTTGCCAACAACCCCACGGCCTCTGCAATCAAATATACCCAAACGAACGACGCGAACGGAAACCCAATCGATACGCGTTGGCAGGATCAGGTGTACCGTCAGGGGGTGTCGCATAGCCACAACCTGAACGTATCCGGGGGTAGTGAAAACACAAACTACTATTTTTCAACGGGTTACACGTCCCAACAGGGTATCATCCGTAAAAACGATTTCGAGCGTCTGAATGCGTTGTTCAACGTCGATAGCAAGCTCAACAAAGTAGTTACGATCGGTGGTAAAATCTCTTATTCCAACGAAAGAAACTTGGCTGCTACGTCTTCTGGTTCCCTCAGTGGCGAAGCGTTCAACACCTCTGGTTTAGGACGTCTGGCTATTGTACTGCCTCCGATCATTGCTCCTTACAACAATGACGGTACCCTCAATATTAACGGAGCAGCGGTTGGTTCTGCAGGTAACATCGCCGGTATTTCTAACCTGTCGTATTACAACCCCGTTGCTTTGCTCAACCTGAACCGTTCGAACTCCGAAAACAGCCACATTCAATCCAACGCCTACATTCAGTTTAATCCGGTGAAAGGACTGACGCTGAAAAGTAGCTACGGTATTGATTACATGCTGATAGATAATGATACATTCTGGTCTCCGGTTACGGGAGATGGCTACTCTTACAATGGCTACGGCACCGGTATTTACGCTAAATACAAAACCTGGTTGTGGACCAACACCGCTCAGTACGACCGCTCGTTTGGCAAGCATAACTTCAGCCTGTTGATTGGTCAGGAACAACAGCGTACAACGTCAAGGGGCTTCGGTCTGAACCGTCAGGGGCTGTCAGATGCTTCGTATACGGAGCTTCAGGCGGGCTGGGTGAATAACAACACGGCAGGTCTGACCTACGGTGAAAATTACCTGCTGTCAGGTTTCGGCCGTTTATCTTACAACTACAAAGAGAAATATTATCTGAGTGGTAACCTTCGTCAGGACGAATACTCCGCTCTTGGTCAGAAAAAAGGTACCTTCTGGGGAGCCTCGGCAGGCTGGGAAATTACGCAGGAGAGCTTCTGGTCAGCCGCTAAACTCGATCGGATTTTCAGCAGCTTCAAGATTCGGGGTAGCTACGGTAAAGTAGGTAATATCGGTGGTATTGGTGATTACAGCCCGTATTCAACGTATACCTCTGGTTATTACGGAGGACTGGCTACGTTAGGTTTTTACAGCGTAGGAAACCCGAATCTGAAATGGGAAACCAGTACGAAAACCGACGTTGGTCTGAACCTGGGTATTCTGAATGACCGTATCACGGCAGAAATCGCGTATTACAAGAATGATATTGACAATTTGATTCTGTACGTAGCTCAGGCTCCTTCGACGGGTTTGCCGACCAGTTCAAACATTGGACCCAACGTAGGTCCTCCGTTGAACGTAGGTGCCATGTACAACAAAGGTCTGGAAGTAGCCCTGAACGCCCGTATCATTAATACGCCGGACTTCCAGTGGAACTCCAACTTTAACATCACGTTCAATAAAAACGAAGTATCGGCCTTAGCTCCGGGAATCAATGTACTGCAAACCGGAACGAGTGGCTCTGAAACGGTCAACCAAACGGCTCCCGGCTATTCACTGGGTTACTTGTGGGTAGTACGTACAGCAGGCGTAGATCCGTCTACGGGTAAGCGTATTTTCCTGAACTCGCAGGGAGACAAAGTTTACTATCAGTACTACGCTCCTTCGGGCCAGTTCAATTACTCGACTACTCCCGATGGACGCACCCGTTACGTAAGCCCAACCGGTGGAACGTCGATTACGCAGGCAGCGGACGGGGTAATGTACGCGAACGTAGTACCGAAGCAGTACGGCGGCTGGGATAACAACTTCAAGTACAAAAACTTCGATTTGGGTGTCATGCTGACGTATCAGTTAGGCTTCAACGTATACTACGGTACGAATGCAGGTCTGCACGATCAGCGTTGGTGGAATAATCACTCAGACGTTCTGACCGATGCCTGGATGCAGGAAGGAGACGCAGGTAAAAAATACGCCCGTCCGGTATACGGTGATAACGTATCCAACGGTTCAGCGATGCCCATGGACATCAACGTCTTCAAAGGTGACTTCCTGAAACTACGTAACCTGACTTTAGGTTATACGCTGCCTTCTTCACTGGCCACGAAACTAAAAATGAACAGCCTGCGGGTATACGCCAGCGGACAAAATCTGGCCATCTGGACGAAGTATCCTGGTCCTGATCCGGAAGTATCTTCGAACGGTAACAGCACTACGGGTCAGGGCGTTGACCGGAACACCGTGGGTAATGCCCGTACCATCACGATTGGACTTAAAGCTGGTTTTTAA
- a CDS encoding SDR family oxidoreductase yields MSTFRDQVVWITGASSGIGEALAHAFAREGSRLVLSARRETELQRVAQELALPADRIRIVVMDMSQPDTFTACVQDVIQTFGRIDVLVQNAGISQRSLALESSIDVDRRLMEVNYFGVVALTKAVLPTLLAQKSGLIVPISSIAGYVATPMRTSYAASKFAIRGFFDSLRAEVWREGLWVTIICPGYIKTAISLNALNGRGEANNRMDENQARGIPADVCAKRILKALRSRKREVYIGGLKEVAGAYLKRYAPGLLWLMIRNYKIYS; encoded by the coding sequence ATGTCAACGTTTCGGGATCAGGTCGTCTGGATTACGGGAGCCTCTTCAGGCATTGGCGAAGCCTTAGCTCATGCCTTCGCCCGCGAGGGGAGTCGGCTGGTACTTTCAGCCCGGCGAGAAACCGAATTACAGCGGGTAGCTCAGGAGCTGGCCCTGCCCGCCGACCGCATCCGGATTGTGGTGATGGACATGAGTCAGCCGGATACGTTTACGGCTTGCGTTCAGGACGTCATACAAACCTTTGGCCGTATCGATGTTCTGGTACAGAATGCGGGAATTAGTCAGCGGTCACTGGCTCTGGAAAGTTCTATTGATGTTGATCGTCGGCTGATGGAGGTCAATTATTTCGGCGTCGTTGCTCTCACCAAAGCGGTATTACCTACACTACTAGCTCAGAAAAGTGGCCTGATTGTACCCATTTCAAGCATTGCCGGGTACGTCGCAACGCCCATGCGGACGAGTTATGCCGCCTCTAAATTCGCCATCCGCGGCTTCTTTGATTCACTACGGGCCGAAGTCTGGCGGGAAGGACTTTGGGTAACCATCATTTGTCCGGGTTACATCAAAACCGCTATTTCACTTAATGCTCTGAACGGTCGTGGTGAAGCCAATAACCGAATGGACGAAAACCAAGCCCGGGGCATCCCCGCCGATGTATGTGCCAAACGTATCCTAAAAGCCCTCCGCTCCCGAAAACGGGAAGTATACATCGGAGGACTAAAAGAAGTAGCCGGGGCTTATCTTAAACGATACGCACCCGGCCTGTTGTGGTTGATGATTCGTAACTACAAAATTTACTCCTAA
- a CDS encoding response regulator transcription factor, which yields MSAKQILLVEDDQRLSESISRTLTRKGYEVSPVFDGTAGLQAALGQRYDLVILDVVLPGMDGYAICGELRRQRPRLPILMLTALDDTEDRLRGFEQGTDDYLAKPFDIRELHARMLALLRRNEFMDEIPMQTRLQIANLEMNLLSKTVTRDGEKLELTAKEYALLEYLLLHQNQLITKMELLKEVWGLNFDPGTNIVEVYIAYLRKKVDRPYEPKLIHTKPSQGYILRPEY from the coding sequence ATGTCTGCCAAACAAATACTCTTAGTCGAAGATGATCAGCGTTTATCCGAAAGCATTTCGCGAACGCTCACCCGTAAGGGTTATGAAGTATCGCCGGTTTTTGACGGCACGGCCGGCTTACAGGCGGCCCTGGGCCAGCGGTACGATCTTGTTATTCTGGATGTAGTTCTGCCCGGTATGGATGGCTATGCCATTTGCGGTGAACTCCGTCGGCAACGCCCGCGACTACCCATTCTGATGCTTACGGCTCTGGATGATACAGAAGATCGCCTGCGGGGCTTTGAGCAGGGTACGGACGATTACCTGGCGAAGCCCTTCGATATTCGTGAACTCCACGCCCGTATGCTGGCCCTGCTTCGCCGGAATGAGTTTATGGACGAGATTCCGATGCAAACCCGGCTTCAGATCGCCAATCTGGAAATGAACCTGTTGAGCAAAACCGTCACCCGGGATGGCGAAAAGCTGGAGCTGACCGCCAAGGAATACGCGTTGTTGGAATACTTGCTGCTGCATCAGAATCAGCTTATCACCAAAATGGAACTGCTGAAAGAAGTTTGGGGCCTGAACTTTGATCCGGGTACCAACATCGTTGAGGTGTATATTGCCTACCTGCGGAAGAAAGTCGATCGTCCCTACGAACCCAAGCTCATTCATACCAAACCCAGCCAGGGATACATTCTCCGGCCCGAGTATTAA
- a CDS encoding amidohydrolase, whose amino-acid sequence MKNSILAALLLISFGSHGAVDPVKKRMDQMAKEIEKKVITWRRDFHEHPELGNREFRTSEKIATHLKALGLDVKTGVAKTGVVAILKGGKPGPVIALRADMDGLPVTERVDVPFVSKVTTEYNGQQTGVMHACGHDGHVAILMGVAEVLAGVKSEVKGTIKFIFQPAEEGAPQGEEGGAALMIKEGVLENPKVDAIFGLHLNAQTPIGQIKYRPGGTMAAVDFFSVKVKGKQSHGAYPWLSIDPIVTASQIVNNLQTIVSRKLDLTSGAAVVTVGAIHGGIRQNIIPEEVNMMGTIRYLDAPMQKVIHDNLRQVAEKTAESQGAKADVKIDVMYPVTYNDPTLTDQMVGSLEEVAGKDNVLLTPAVTGAEDFSFFQQKVPGLFFFLGGAPLNKSQAQTAPHHTPDFYIDEGGFELGIRAFCHLVVDYAEQHKSAKVSSR is encoded by the coding sequence ATGAAAAATTCTATTTTGGCCGCTTTGTTATTGATCTCTTTTGGGAGTCACGGTGCTGTAGATCCCGTTAAGAAACGGATGGACCAGATGGCCAAGGAGATCGAGAAAAAAGTGATTACTTGGCGTCGGGATTTTCACGAACATCCGGAGCTTGGAAACCGGGAATTCCGTACGTCCGAGAAAATAGCGACTCACCTGAAGGCTCTGGGACTAGATGTGAAAACGGGCGTTGCCAAGACGGGCGTCGTAGCGATTCTGAAAGGCGGCAAACCCGGCCCGGTCATTGCCTTACGGGCGGATATGGATGGCTTACCCGTAACGGAACGTGTAGACGTTCCCTTCGTATCAAAGGTTACGACGGAGTACAACGGCCAGCAAACGGGGGTCATGCACGCCTGCGGTCACGATGGCCACGTGGCCATTCTGATGGGCGTAGCCGAAGTACTGGCCGGGGTAAAGAGTGAGGTGAAAGGAACCATCAAATTTATTTTCCAACCCGCCGAAGAAGGAGCTCCGCAGGGCGAAGAAGGCGGAGCGGCTTTGATGATTAAAGAAGGCGTACTGGAAAATCCTAAAGTAGATGCCATTTTCGGCTTACACCTCAATGCTCAGACACCTATTGGGCAGATCAAATACCGGCCCGGCGGTACCATGGCTGCTGTTGATTTCTTCAGTGTAAAAGTAAAAGGGAAACAATCGCACGGAGCGTACCCCTGGTTAAGTATCGATCCGATTGTAACGGCTTCTCAGATCGTTAACAACCTGCAAACCATCGTTAGTCGTAAATTGGATCTGACCAGCGGAGCAGCTGTGGTCACGGTCGGGGCCATTCACGGAGGCATTCGGCAGAATATTATTCCCGAAGAAGTGAATATGATGGGAACCATTCGCTACTTGGATGCTCCGATGCAAAAGGTGATTCATGACAACCTTCGGCAGGTGGCCGAAAAAACGGCCGAAAGTCAGGGAGCCAAAGCGGATGTAAAAATTGATGTCATGTATCCCGTTACCTACAATGATCCGACCCTGACGGATCAGATGGTTGGTTCGCTGGAGGAAGTAGCCGGGAAAGACAACGTTCTGCTGACGCCCGCGGTAACCGGAGCCGAAGATTTCTCCTTTTTCCAGCAAAAAGTACCCGGACTGTTTTTCTTCCTGGGCGGAGCTCCGCTTAACAAATCCCAGGCTCAAACCGCTCCACACCATACGCCGGACTTTTACATTGACGAAGGTGGATTTGAACTCGGCATTCGGGCTTTCTGTCATTTGGTCGTAGACTACGCCGAACAGCACAAGTCGGCTAAAGTCAGCAGTCGTTAG
- a CDS encoding LytR/AlgR family response regulator transcription factor: MMNCLAVDDESLALDLLEDNIRKVPFLNLVKRCKNAFEAQEVMQQQPIDLLFLDIQMPGISGVQFVQSMTQAPMVIFVTAYEEFALEGFNLDVLDYLLKPVSFERFLKAVNKAYELHNLRHQETPAVVEPTPAPAQEYLFVNADYSLVKIRIADILYVEGLKDYVKIYLEGQSRPVITRLTMKAMEEKLPSGPFLRVHKSFIIAFDKIESIRNLRIKIGQVHIPISESYGEALFKAINAGKVE, encoded by the coding sequence ATGATGAACTGCCTCGCCGTTGACGATGAGTCCTTAGCCCTTGACTTACTGGAAGATAACATACGCAAAGTACCTTTTTTGAACTTAGTGAAGCGTTGTAAAAATGCCTTCGAAGCTCAGGAGGTGATGCAACAGCAACCGATTGATCTCTTATTTCTGGATATTCAGATGCCGGGCATCAGCGGTGTACAGTTTGTCCAGAGCATGACGCAGGCTCCGATGGTCATTTTCGTAACGGCTTACGAAGAGTTTGCCTTGGAAGGATTTAACCTCGATGTACTTGATTATTTGCTCAAGCCCGTATCTTTTGAACGTTTTTTAAAAGCAGTCAATAAAGCGTACGAACTCCATAATTTACGTCATCAGGAAACACCAGCGGTAGTCGAGCCTACGCCCGCTCCCGCTCAGGAATACCTGTTTGTCAATGCCGATTATTCGTTAGTAAAAATCCGTATTGCCGATATTCTTTACGTAGAAGGATTAAAGGACTACGTGAAAATTTATCTTGAAGGACAGAGTCGTCCGGTAATTACGCGGTTGACCATGAAAGCCATGGAAGAAAAGTTACCCAGCGGTCCTTTTCTACGCGTTCATAAATCATTCATCATTGCATTTGATAAAATTGAATCGATTCGTAACCTACGAATCAAAATTGGTCAGGTTCATATTCCCATTAGTGAATCGTACGGAGAGGCCTTATTTAAAGCCATCAATGCGGGTAAAGTTGAATGA
- the rnpA gene encoding ribonuclease P protein component encodes MDQRLRKTERLKSKKMLDQLFARKDNTSIAVFSYPLKVNALPASGTAPLPQILVSVSKRNFKKAVDRNLIKRRMREAYRLHKALITEVESVPVAIAFVYVAKEILPFADIEKKMKFVLKQLGKTSTPTLS; translated from the coding sequence ATGGATCAGCGTTTGAGGAAAACGGAACGATTGAAAAGCAAAAAAATGCTTGATCAGCTGTTTGCCCGGAAAGACAACACGAGTATAGCGGTATTCAGTTATCCGTTGAAAGTGAATGCCTTGCCGGCTTCCGGTACGGCTCCGCTTCCGCAGATTTTGGTATCCGTATCCAAGCGAAACTTCAAGAAAGCAGTTGATCGAAATCTAATTAAACGCCGGATGCGGGAAGCGTATCGCTTGCATAAAGCCCTCATTACGGAGGTCGAATCGGTACCCGTGGCGATTGCTTTTGTGTACGTAGCCAAAGAAATCCTGCCTTTCGCTGACATCGAGAAAAAGATGAAATTCGTACTCAAACAACTCGGAAAAACCAGTACGCCGACACTTTCCTAA